One region of Ornithinibacter aureus genomic DNA includes:
- a CDS encoding M23 family metallopeptidase, protein MVLMGRGRTPSRAANHRIVGTAGVALLCAGALAITTAQATPSAADPNKEKLKVDARVEQLKELLDDTSQDLSAAYVALEATKGRLPAARIALADAVSKALAADRANSVAAQEFEAAKASEDKAQAQLSATTMQVSASRTRVAQFAAQVYQEQGFGQLDMALSSTDPQQFADRLALVDTVMGVQGETMERLATEQASLTALEDHLSALRADSAEKKEQAEAALARAESARDDAARAKADLDQLAANQAAQARAVADKLVANKARLATMQAEQERLKKVLAQRAEEARRAAAARRAEEARKAAASRRAAGGGKTATSPGGSSGGGDEAPGRSGGYLSAPSSGRISSEFGQRFHPIYQYWKLHAGRDYAAPCGSPIRAAADGTIIMAGDGGGYGNRVVIDHGIVSGDGLATTYNHMQSIRKRSGSISRGDVVGYVGTTGTSTGCHLHFEALQDGDFVDPRRWL, encoded by the coding sequence ATGGTGCTCATGGGACGAGGGCGTACTCCTTCGCGGGCTGCGAATCATCGCATCGTCGGTACCGCCGGTGTGGCGTTGCTGTGTGCAGGCGCGTTGGCGATCACGACGGCCCAGGCCACTCCGTCGGCTGCCGACCCCAACAAGGAGAAGCTGAAAGTCGACGCGCGGGTGGAGCAACTCAAGGAGCTGCTCGATGACACCAGCCAAGACCTCAGTGCCGCCTACGTCGCGCTCGAGGCGACCAAGGGCAGACTCCCGGCCGCCCGGATCGCGTTGGCAGACGCCGTCTCCAAAGCACTGGCTGCAGATCGAGCGAACTCCGTCGCGGCTCAGGAGTTTGAGGCCGCGAAGGCGAGCGAGGACAAGGCTCAGGCCCAGCTCAGTGCCACGACGATGCAGGTCTCGGCCAGCCGAACGCGGGTCGCCCAGTTCGCTGCGCAGGTTTACCAGGAGCAGGGCTTTGGGCAGCTTGACATGGCCCTGTCGAGCACCGACCCGCAGCAGTTCGCCGACCGGCTGGCACTCGTCGACACCGTTATGGGCGTTCAAGGCGAAACGATGGAGCGGCTGGCCACCGAGCAGGCCAGCCTGACCGCCCTAGAGGACCACCTGTCCGCCCTGCGCGCGGACTCGGCGGAGAAGAAGGAGCAGGCCGAGGCCGCCCTTGCCCGCGCCGAAAGCGCCCGGGATGATGCCGCCCGGGCCAAGGCCGACCTCGACCAGCTCGCAGCGAACCAGGCCGCACAGGCCCGCGCCGTCGCGGACAAGCTCGTTGCGAACAAGGCCAGGCTCGCCACGATGCAGGCCGAGCAGGAACGCCTCAAGAAGGTACTCGCCCAACGCGCTGAGGAGGCTCGCAGGGCGGCAGCAGCTCGACGCGCTGAAGAAGCTCGCAAGGCGGCGGCAAGCCGACGCGCGGCGGGCGGCGGGAAGACGGCCACCAGTCCTGGCGGCTCTTCCGGTGGGGGCGACGAGGCCCCAGGACGCTCCGGCGGGTACCTCAGCGCCCCGAGCAGCGGTCGGATCAGCTCTGAGTTCGGTCAGCGCTTTCACCCGATCTACCAGTACTGGAAGCTGCACGCGGGTCGCGACTACGCAGCGCCGTGCGGCTCGCCAATCCGGGCTGCCGCCGATGGCACCATCATCATGGCCGGCGACGGAGGTGGATATGGCAACCGGGTCGTCATCGACCACGGCATCGTCTCGGGCGACGGCTTGGCGACCACGTACAACCACATGCAGAGCATCCGCAAGCGAAGTGGCAGCATCTCGCGCGGCGACGTCGTGGGCTACGTCGGCACCACCGGGACCTCGACCGGGTGTCATCTCCATTTCGAGGCTCTACAAGACGGAGACTTCGTGGACCCACGTCGGTGGCTGTGA
- a CDS encoding M23 family metallopeptidase — protein sequence MSGRSARLPRALSSSFVLPTLAAAALVVTATGASVAESPPALTLDFTKQEAAVARSEEAAEEATVSDLATRRQASAMQSAALQGRAESQLRAARNAARKAAAEKAARAKAEQEGKRWVEALRGGRLTSDFGPRWGRNHDGLDIGAPSGTPLYAMSRGTVVRSFLHPTFGNKIEIKYWDGSVSWYAHMSARLVRAGDTVMPGDIVGRVGSTGNSTGPHLHLEIHPAAGVDNPMNPASWLRSRGVMGA from the coding sequence GTGTCAGGCCGTAGCGCGCGCCTGCCTCGCGCCCTGTCCTCCAGCTTCGTGCTGCCCACGCTGGCCGCCGCAGCCCTGGTAGTGACTGCCACGGGCGCGAGCGTGGCCGAGTCGCCCCCGGCGTTGACCCTGGACTTCACGAAACAGGAGGCGGCAGTCGCCCGCTCCGAGGAAGCCGCGGAAGAGGCCACCGTCTCCGACCTGGCCACCCGCCGCCAGGCCTCTGCGATGCAGAGCGCAGCCCTGCAGGGACGCGCCGAAAGCCAGCTGCGTGCAGCGCGCAACGCTGCGCGAAAGGCCGCCGCCGAGAAGGCCGCCCGCGCCAAGGCCGAGCAGGAGGGCAAGCGGTGGGTTGAGGCGCTGCGCGGCGGGCGACTGACCTCCGACTTCGGGCCACGCTGGGGCAGAAACCACGATGGCCTGGACATTGGAGCCCCCTCCGGTACCCCGCTCTATGCCATGTCCCGGGGAACCGTGGTCCGCTCCTTCCTGCACCCCACCTTCGGCAACAAGATCGAGATCAAGTACTGGGATGGCTCCGTCTCCTGGTACGCCCACATGAGTGCCCGCCTGGTGCGTGCCGGTGACACGGTCATGCCCGGTGACATCGTCGGCCGCGTCGGAAGCACCGGAAACTCGACCGGACCGCACCTGCACCTCGAGATCCACCCCGCCGCCGGGGTCGACAACCCGATGAACCCAGCCTCATGGTTGCGCAGCCGGGGAGTCATGGGTGCCTGA